In Arachis hypogaea cultivar Tifrunner chromosome 17, arahy.Tifrunner.gnm2.J5K5, whole genome shotgun sequence, a single window of DNA contains:
- the LOC112765632 gene encoding pectinesterase QRT1, protein MIMGLFPRVIMVLFVVMVLSLKVQVNLAAAAEEEEGYFNGNVDDDDDDNVKSYISWEDLEVGEESLELKSKKEVRVIVVDQHGKGHSKTVQGAVNMVPDHNKERVKIYIYPGTYREKVLVPKSKPYISFIGKRNETSSAVITWNSKSSDQGPNGQTLGTYGSATVGIDSDYFCASQVTFENSVVAMPGGNGMQAVALRVNSNRAMFYKVKIKGTQDTLLDNTGTHYFYKCYIQGKIDFIFGSAKSLYEKCRLESIAESFGAIAAHHRDSEKQDTGFSFVGCKIRGSGSVYLGRAWGNYSRIIYSNCYMDDIINPQGWSEWNHPERKRTAVFGEYKNMGRGADRRQRVAWSKSFNYQEARPFLGKSFINGDQWLRL, encoded by the exons ATGATCATGGGGTTGTTTCCTAGAGTTATTATGGTCTTGTTTGTTGTTATGGTTTTGAGTTTGAAGGTTCAGGTGAATTtagcagcagcagcagaagaagaagaaggttatTTCAATGggaatgttgatgatgatgatgatgataatgtgaAGAGCTACATTAGTTGGGAGGATTTGGAAGTGGGGGAGGAGAGTTTGGAATTGAAATCAAAGAAAGAGGTTAGAGTTATTGTGGTTGATCAACATGGTAAGGGACATTCAAAAACTGTTCAAGGTGCTGTGAATATGGTTCCAGATCACAACAAAGAAAGGGTCAAAATTTACATTTATCCAGGAACTTATAG GGAAAAAGTGCTTGTGCCAAAGAGCAAACCTTATATTTCATTTATAGGTAAAAGAAATGAAACATCAAGTGCTGTGATTACTTGGAACAGCAAATCATCTGATCAAGGCCCTAATGGCCAAACATTGGGAACCTATGGTTCAGCAACTGTTGGAATTGACTCTGATTATTTCTGTGCCTCTCAGGTCACTTTTGAG AATTCAGTGGTTGCAATGCCTGGTGGAAATGGAATGCAAGCAGTGGCACTAAGGGTAAACAGTAATAGAGCCATGTTCTATAAAGTTAAGATCAAAGGAACACAGGACACTCTCTTAGACAACACAGGAACACATTACTTCTATAAATGTTACATCCAAGGAAAGATTGATTTCATCTTTGGCAGTGCTAAATCACTCTATGAG AAATGTAGGCTTGAGTCAATAGCTGAGAGCTTTGGAGCAATTGCAGCACATCATAGGGATTCAGAAAAGCAAGACACAGGATTTTCATTTGTAGGATGCAAGATTAGAGGGAGTGGGAGTGTGTACCTTGGAAGAGCATGGGGTAACTACTCAAGAATTATATACTCCAATTGTTACATGGATGATATCATCAATCCTCAAGGCTGGTCAGAATGGAACCATCCAgaaagaaaaag GACTGCAGTGTTTGGTGAATATAAGAACATGGGAAGAGGAGCAGATAGAAGACAGAGAGTGGCATGGTCAAAATCATTCAACTATCAGGAAGCAAGGCCTTTCCTTGGCAAGAGCTTCATCAATGGAGATCAATGGCTCAGACTCTAg
- the LOC112767251 gene encoding uncharacterized protein — MDQIKYQKIASCVTESIKCHQNVFKITQVLVSLSVCSFILFSSPSSSSSSLHVFLHYFKFYLSTFPFQLFTHNIDKNSMFLLCNGLLVFVGITRSFSGSRDHDDQDSVKYGEEVGEEEEEEEEVMMMMEEKTVIEEHNIIVAEDDEVLEIKQYDEEQEEEAEDDGNIVEQIIVVDEEHHHDHDHDHDDEQVEEEKKLHEEEENNELFDDAEQEDEENVSESDDQFLSEGNFEEEEEEEEEESNMLSTEELNKKFEDFIRRMKQDLRIEAQRQLVMV, encoded by the coding sequence ATGGATCAAATAAAGTACCAAAAGATTGCATCTTGTGTGACAGAAAGCATAAAGTGTCATCAAAATGTGTTTAAGATTACACAAGTTTTGGTGTCTTTATCTGTTTGTTCATTCATATTGTTTtcatcaccttcttcttcttcttcttcattacatGTTTTCTTGCATTACTTCAAATTCTACTTGTCAACATTCCCATTCCAACTTTTCACACACAACATAGACAAGAATTCCATGTTTCTACTCTGCAATGGGCTCCTTGTCTTTGTTGGGATCACAAGATCTTTCTCTGGATCAAGAGATCATGATGATCAAGATTCTGTTAAGTATGGTGAAgaagtaggagaagaagaagaagaagaagaagaagtgatgatgatgatggaggagaaaaCTGTTATTGAAGAGCATAATATTATTGTAGCAGAGGATGATGAAGTATTAGAAATCAAGCAATAtgatgaagaacaagaagaagaagctgaAGATGATGGTAACATTGTTGAGCAGATCATTGTGGTAGATGAAGAACATCATCATGATCATGatcatgatcatgatgatgaacaagtagaagaggagaagaagcttcatgaagaagaagaaaataatgaaCTATTTGATGATGCagaacaagaagatgaagaaaatgtATCAGAAAGTGATGATCAATTTCTGAGTGAAGGAaactttgaagaagaagaagaagaggaagaagaagagagtaaCATGTTAAGCACAGAAGAATTGAACAAGAAATTTGAAGATTTCATAAGAAGGATGAAGCAGGATCTAAGAATTGAAGCTCAAAGGCAATTAGTCATGGTTTAA
- the LOC112765722 gene encoding heavy metal-associated isoprenylated plant protein 28-like, with translation MENSLAEMICVLKINTQCDGCKMKVMQVLRNINGVYNITIDGERGTVRVTGRVNPSKILGLLEKYGKHAEVKYIKFDGEVLDRRTLPYYYGGRGGSGGGDFYAPYSMGSYPPHLCYQASLPLPLPPPPPPPQYHPQLVPLYPPPPAPVWPRPYGPPPLTSYWPPPPPLPPFCPRPNKMATEDSCAIM, from the exons ATGGAGAACTCTCTTGCTGAAATG ATTTGTGTTCTAAAAATAAATACACAATGTGATGGATGTAAAATGAAGGTGATGCAAGTTTTGAGGAACATCAATG GGGTGTACAACATCACCATTGATGGAGAACGAGGAACGGTGAGAGTTACTGGCAGAGTGAATCCAAGTAAAATATTAGGGTTACTAGAGAAATATGGTAAACATGCTGAAGTCAAATATATAAAGTTTGATGGTGAAGTTTTAGATAGAAGAACTCTTCCTTATTATTATGGAGGAAgaggtggtagtggtggtggtgattTTTATGCTCCCTATTCTATGGGATCATATCCTCCACATTTATGTTACCAAGCAAGTCTACCTCTGCCATtgccgccgccaccaccaccaccacaatacCATCCTCAATTAGTACCATTATATCCTCCTCCACCAGCACCGGTTTGGCCGCGGCCTTATGGACCTCCTCCTTTAACATCTTATtggccgccgccgccgccgttgCCGCCTTTCTGCCCTAGGCCAAATAAAATGGCAACAGAAGATTCTTGTGCAATAATGTAG